A genomic window from Geothermobacter ehrlichii includes:
- a CDS encoding sensor histidine kinase yields MTPAREQLPTPRAVARRQFVRWGIGIFVCYYLLNVLFDAVFFDKGTFIEQILRPSPREIAIRLLSGLALSAGLSYGWFSLKKARRNAEALQQSHQQLRQAYRDLEMFSHALAHDLRGNLTSLRVASEVLSNELDGKELASPRLIVQSVERLERTVTALIQLSQLERVPLKKELVNLSHIVAVGLEHSRSALTHRHIEYEVTPNLCTWGDEAMLTVALENLVCNAVKYSANSDPAIIRFGTVPHASGVAFCLEDNGCGFPGDCANRIFLPFQRLHKGNEYPGSGIGLATVQRIIERHGGRIWAEGRPGEGARLFFTLPTKS; encoded by the coding sequence ATGACGCCAGCCCGTGAGCAGCTGCCGACACCGCGTGCCGTCGCCAGACGGCAGTTCGTCCGTTGGGGAATAGGCATCTTCGTCTGCTACTATCTCCTCAACGTCCTGTTCGATGCCGTCTTTTTCGACAAGGGGACCTTCATCGAGCAGATTCTCCGCCCTTCTCCCCGCGAAATTGCCATCCGGCTGCTGTCGGGCCTGGCCCTGAGCGCCGGCCTGAGCTACGGCTGGTTCAGCCTGAAAAAGGCCCGCCGCAACGCCGAGGCACTGCAGCAGAGCCATCAGCAGCTGCGCCAGGCCTACCGCGACCTGGAGATGTTCAGTCACGCTCTGGCGCACGACCTGCGGGGCAACCTGACCAGTCTGCGCGTCGCCAGCGAGGTGCTGTCGAACGAGCTCGACGGCAAGGAACTCGCCAGCCCGAGGCTGATCGTCCAGTCGGTCGAGCGACTCGAACGGACCGTCACCGCCCTCATTCAGCTCAGCCAGCTGGAAAGGGTGCCGCTGAAAAAGGAACTGGTCAACCTTTCCCATATCGTCGCCGTGGGGCTCGAACACAGCCGGTCGGCCCTCACGCACCGGCACATCGAATATGAGGTCACCCCCAACCTCTGCACCTGGGGGGACGAGGCGATGCTGACCGTGGCCCTGGAAAACCTGGTCTGCAACGCGGTGAAATACAGCGCCAACAGCGATCCCGCCATCATCCGCTTCGGCACCGTCCCGCACGCCTCCGGCGTCGCTTTCTGTCTCGAGGACAACGGCTGCGGCTTTCCCGGCGACTGCGCCAACCGCATCTTTCTCCCCTTCCAGCGCCTGCACAAGGGAAACGAATATCCGGGCAGCGGCATCGGCCTGGCGACGGTCCAGCGCATCATCGAACGCCATGGTGGCCGGATCTGGGCCGAAGGCAGGCCCGGCGAAGGCGCCAGGCTCTTCTTCACTCTGCCAACCAAATCCTGA
- a CDS encoding helicase C-terminal domain-containing protein, with translation MPVPFSQAVSIQIRNAIREAGGNEVFFLGHTDDHCELISVEVLARGRRDAVPAVLQACRFGDVVLHNHPSGRLEPSSADLDIAGRLAELGVGFLIVDNEAESCYTVIEPFARQESTPLDPDEIRELLGPNGVIARNLPGYEERPQQTQMALAVADAFNRDRIALIEAGTGTGKSLAYLLPALLWALRNRERVVVSTNTINLQEQLIGKDLPFLQRATGLEFRAVLVKGRNNYICRRKLENARREPGLFDQEQAAELAQLIAWAEQSAEGSKEELPTPPRDDVWEDVCCEVDQCGRARCRHFQRCFLHRARRQAARADLLVVNHALLLSDLAVRRQTDNYSTAAVLPPFARVIIDEAHHLEDVATRYFAGQVNRFRISRLLNRLRHPRKPHKGLLPKLQSTLATALPDSADELYRGLADRIEELLLLRDTLQQQAPEELERAAADLLKLRGLDPPERNEMKLRVLPDEISHPCWQRLGERLNGLAGQVAQLADGIRKLLQRCDNLPTGDNEDVSSLLTDLSGMSLRLEALAADLLAFTSADEANCTWMELRRGRIGRGEGLIVRLQTAPLEVAQTLKDALYDPYRSLVMTSATLAVGDSFRYLRRRIGLDLVEPVRVTELRLASPFDYGNQACLLVPADLPEPTDNRFVEPAAELIERAILAADGRSFVLFTSYSLLRRIHGQLKPTLEARGYRCLRQGEISRHLLLRHFRQDTTSVLFATDSFWEGVDVPGRALEQVILTRLPFRVPTEPILEARAEEISRRGGDPFIDYTVPQAVLRFKQGFGRLIRHRDDRGVVLILDTRVLRRGYGRTFLRSLPEVPVASLPAGDIPGRIAHFFRLNSEIGPKS, from the coding sequence TTGCCCGTTCCCTTCAGTCAGGCCGTCAGCATCCAGATCCGCAACGCCATCCGCGAAGCCGGCGGCAACGAGGTCTTCTTTCTCGGCCACACCGACGATCATTGCGAACTGATCTCCGTCGAGGTGCTGGCCCGGGGCCGCCGCGACGCCGTTCCGGCCGTGCTGCAGGCCTGTCGCTTCGGGGACGTGGTGTTGCACAATCATCCGTCCGGCCGCCTCGAACCGTCTTCGGCCGATCTCGACATCGCCGGCCGCCTGGCCGAGCTGGGCGTCGGCTTTCTCATCGTCGACAACGAGGCCGAAAGCTGCTACACGGTGATCGAGCCCTTCGCCCGGCAAGAGAGCACGCCGCTCGACCCGGACGAGATCCGCGAGCTGCTCGGCCCGAACGGCGTCATCGCCCGCAACCTGCCGGGCTACGAAGAACGTCCCCAACAAACGCAGATGGCCCTGGCGGTGGCGGACGCCTTCAACCGCGACCGGATCGCCCTGATCGAGGCGGGGACCGGCACCGGCAAGAGCCTGGCCTACCTGCTGCCGGCCCTGCTCTGGGCCCTGCGCAACAGGGAGCGGGTGGTGGTGTCGACCAACACCATCAACCTGCAGGAGCAGCTCATCGGCAAGGACCTGCCCTTCCTCCAGCGGGCAACCGGCCTGGAGTTTCGCGCCGTCCTGGTCAAGGGGCGCAACAACTACATCTGCCGCCGCAAACTGGAAAACGCCCGCCGTGAACCCGGCCTGTTCGATCAGGAACAGGCCGCCGAGCTGGCCCAGTTGATCGCCTGGGCGGAGCAGTCGGCGGAAGGGTCCAAGGAAGAGCTGCCGACGCCGCCACGCGATGACGTCTGGGAGGATGTCTGCTGCGAGGTCGACCAGTGCGGGCGCGCCCGCTGTCGCCATTTCCAGCGCTGCTTTCTGCACCGGGCGCGACGGCAGGCGGCCCGCGCCGACCTGCTGGTGGTCAATCACGCCCTCCTCCTGTCCGACCTCGCGGTCCGCCGACAGACCGACAACTACAGCACGGCGGCGGTACTGCCTCCCTTTGCCCGCGTCATCATCGACGAGGCACACCACCTCGAGGATGTCGCCACCCGCTACTTCGCCGGCCAGGTCAACCGTTTCCGCATCTCCCGCCTGCTCAACCGCCTGCGCCATCCCCGCAAGCCCCACAAGGGGCTGCTGCCGAAACTGCAGTCGACCCTGGCCACCGCCCTGCCGGACAGCGCCGACGAGCTCTACCGCGGTCTTGCCGACCGCATCGAAGAGTTGCTGCTGCTGCGCGACACCCTGCAGCAGCAGGCCCCGGAAGAGCTGGAAAGAGCTGCGGCCGACCTGCTCAAGCTGCGAGGGCTCGACCCGCCGGAGCGCAACGAAATGAAGTTGCGCGTCCTGCCGGACGAAATCAGCCATCCCTGCTGGCAACGGCTGGGAGAACGACTCAACGGCCTCGCCGGCCAGGTGGCGCAGCTGGCCGACGGTATCCGCAAGCTGTTGCAGCGCTGCGACAACCTGCCGACAGGCGACAACGAGGATGTCAGCTCGCTGCTGACCGATCTTTCCGGCATGAGCCTGCGGCTGGAGGCGCTGGCGGCCGACCTGCTCGCCTTCACCTCCGCCGACGAGGCCAACTGCACCTGGATGGAGCTGCGCCGGGGTCGCATCGGCCGCGGTGAAGGACTGATCGTCCGCCTGCAGACCGCTCCTCTGGAGGTGGCGCAGACCCTGAAGGACGCTCTCTACGACCCCTACCGCAGTCTGGTGATGACCAGCGCCACCCTGGCGGTGGGCGACAGTTTCCGCTACCTGCGCCGGCGGATCGGCCTCGACCTGGTGGAGCCGGTCCGGGTGACCGAACTGCGCCTGGCCTCGCCCTTCGACTACGGCAACCAGGCCTGCCTGCTGGTTCCCGCCGACCTGCCGGAACCGACCGACAACCGGTTCGTCGAACCGGCCGCCGAACTGATCGAACGGGCGATTCTCGCCGCCGACGGCCGCAGTTTCGTCCTGTTCACTTCCTACAGCCTGCTGCGCCGCATTCACGGCCAGCTGAAGCCGACCCTGGAGGCCCGCGGCTACCGCTGCCTGCGGCAGGGGGAGATATCCCGCCATCTGCTGTTGCGGCACTTCCGGCAGGATACGACCAGCGTTCTGTTCGCCACCGATTCCTTCTGGGAAGGCGTCGACGTTCCGGGACGCGCCCTGGAGCAGGTCATCCTCACCCGCCTTCCCTTCCGGGTGCCGACCGAGCCGATCCTGGAAGCGCGGGCCGAAGAGATCAGCCGCCGGGGCGGCGATCCCTTTATCGATTACACGGTGCCACAGGCGGTGCTGCGCTTCAAACAGGGATTCGGCCGGCTGATCCGTCATCGCGACGACCGGGGCGTGGTTCTCATCCTCGACACCCGCGTTCTGCGCCGGGGCTACGGCCGTACCTTTCTCCGTTCGCTGCCGGAAGTTCCGGTCGCCAGCCTTCCGGCCGGCGATATTCCCGGCCGGATCGCACATTTTTTCCGCCTAAATTCTGAAATTGGCCCGAAATCATGA
- a CDS encoding DegQ family serine endoprotease produces MQPRANITKISLSVLLATLLLFFAALLTACPVLAQKDGIESLKQTGQAFRAVAKKVSPAVVFIKVEKESEVTMPEFPFGDEFFRRFFGAPPMPEHRQKPHKRRAIGQGSGFIISPDGLIMTNNHVVGDADKVTVRLLDGREFTADTIGTDPATDIALIKIDETDLPFLKLGDSDKLEVGDWVLAVGNPFGLSHTLTAGIVSAKGRSGIGLNDYENFIQTDAAINPGNSGGPLVNLDGEVIGINTAIFSRSGGYMGIGFAIPINMAKQIRDQLVKHGKVTRGRLGVYIQDLTRDLADSFGLDKSEGILVAQVIEDSPAEKAGIRRGDVILEIDGDPVGKVADFRNRVALTAPGTKVRLRILRDGKKKTIKVTIGAMEDEKPGKSGTSSISSFGLQLQPLTADLAEKLGYEGEKGVLVAGVDPGSPADEAGIERGDLIQEVNRIAVTTPAQVREALKKSRGGKALLLVRHGQSTRYLAIRGEN; encoded by the coding sequence ATGCAACCACGAGCGAACATCACCAAAATCAGCTTGTCAGTCCTGCTGGCGACCTTGCTCCTGTTCTTTGCCGCCCTGCTGACCGCCTGTCCGGTTCTGGCGCAGAAGGACGGCATCGAAAGCCTGAAGCAGACCGGCCAGGCCTTCCGGGCGGTGGCGAAAAAGGTTTCGCCGGCCGTCGTTTTCATCAAGGTGGAAAAGGAATCGGAAGTCACCATGCCGGAATTCCCTTTCGGTGACGAATTCTTCCGCCGCTTCTTCGGCGCCCCGCCCATGCCGGAACACCGGCAGAAACCGCACAAGCGCCGCGCCATCGGCCAAGGCTCCGGCTTCATCATCTCGCCCGACGGCCTGATCATGACCAACAACCACGTGGTCGGAGACGCCGACAAGGTGACCGTCCGCCTGCTCGACGGCCGGGAATTCACCGCCGACACCATCGGCACCGACCCGGCGACCGACATCGCCCTGATCAAGATCGACGAAACCGACCTGCCTTTTCTGAAGCTGGGTGATTCCGACAAGCTCGAAGTCGGCGACTGGGTCCTGGCCGTCGGAAACCCCTTCGGCCTGTCCCATACCCTGACCGCGGGCATCGTCAGCGCCAAGGGGCGCAGCGGCATCGGTCTGAACGACTATGAAAACTTCATCCAGACTGACGCCGCCATCAATCCCGGCAACTCGGGCGGCCCGCTGGTCAACCTCGACGGCGAGGTGATCGGCATCAATACCGCCATCTTCAGCCGCAGCGGCGGCTACATGGGAATCGGCTTCGCCATTCCGATCAACATGGCCAAGCAGATCCGCGACCAGTTGGTCAAGCACGGCAAAGTCACCCGCGGCCGGCTCGGCGTCTACATCCAGGATCTGACCCGCGACCTGGCCGATTCCTTCGGCCTGGACAAGAGCGAGGGGATTCTGGTCGCTCAGGTCATCGAGGATTCGCCGGCGGAAAAGGCCGGCATCAGGCGAGGAGACGTCATTCTCGAAATCGACGGCGACCCGGTCGGCAAGGTGGCCGATTTCCGCAACCGCGTCGCCCTGACCGCACCGGGGACCAAGGTCCGACTGCGGATTCTCCGCGACGGCAAGAAGAAGACGATCAAGGTCACCATCGGCGCCATGGAGGATGAAAAACCGGGCAAGAGCGGCACCAGCTCGATCAGCAGCTTTGGACTGCAGCTGCAGCCGCTGACGGCCGACCTGGCCGAAAAACTCGGCTACGAAGGTGAAAAGGGCGTTCTGGTCGCCGGCGTCGATCCGGGATCGCCGGCCGACGAAGCCGGCATCGAGCGCGGCGACCTGATCCAGGAAGTGAACCGCATCGCCGTCACTACCCCGGCCCAGGTACGCGAAGCGTTGAAGAAGAGTCGCGGCGGCAAGGCCCTGCTGCTGGTCCGCCACGGCCAGTCGACCCGCTACCTGGCGATCCGGGGCGAAAACTGA
- a CDS encoding response regulator, protein MYAANKPSEPHILLAEDDPAMRDLLAFCLYQAGYRVTSCGDGLSLLERLETNAEIDLVITDVRMPAMTGLEVLEATLDSKRRPPTICMTAFGDESTHEQARRLGAVKILDKPFDIEALVETVRQYCPPRRPASVH, encoded by the coding sequence ATGTACGCAGCAAACAAGCCATCAGAGCCACACATTCTTCTGGCCGAAGACGATCCGGCCATGCGTGATCTGCTTGCGTTCTGCCTGTATCAGGCCGGTTACCGGGTTACGAGCTGCGGCGACGGCCTGAGCTTGCTCGAGCGCCTGGAAACCAACGCCGAAATCGACCTGGTGATCACCGACGTGCGCATGCCTGCCATGACCGGGCTCGAGGTCCTGGAGGCCACCCTCGACAGCAAGCGCCGTCCGCCAACCATCTGCATGACCGCCTTCGGCGATGAATCGACTCACGAGCAGGCGCGGCGGCTCGGCGCGGTCAAGATACTCGACAAGCCCTTCGACATCGAGGCTCTGGTCGAAACCGTGCGCCAGTATTGCCCCCCGCGGCGACCGGCGTCGGTCCACTGA